In Mycobacterium sp. Aquia_213, the sequence TCGGCTACGTCGCGGGATTCACTGCGCCGGAAGGCAAGACGATGGGCCACGCGGGCGCGATCGTGTCCGGCTCGTCGGGCACCGCGGCGGCCAAGAAGGAGGCCTTGGAGGCCGCCGGGGTCAAGGTGGGCAAGACGCCCTCGGAGACCGCGGCGCTTGCCCGGGAGATCCTGCAGAACCTCTAGTTCTTTGCCGAGACTGTCCCCTACCTCCGGTGTGGCCCCAGTCAGATCGCGGATTCGACTGAAGAATCCGCGATCTGGCCGCAGTTTCGTTTTGGTCCCAGCGATCGGTTAGCCTGACGAACTAACAGTTGCCAGGAGGTTTGTAATGCCGGTCGATCCGCGTACTCCGGTGCTCGTCGGCGTCGGCCAGTTCACCGAGCGCATCGACGACCCCGACTATCGGGGCATGTCCGCGGTCGACCTCGCGACGGAGGCCGTGCGGGCCGCTCTGGCCGACACCGGCGCCAAAGACGTTGCCAAGGCGGTCGACACGGTCTTCGGGCTACGGCAGTTCGAGATCTCTGGACCGATGCCGGCGACGCTCGGCAAGTCGAACAACTACCCGCGTTCGGTGATGAATCGTCTCGGCGGCGACCCGGCCCGCGTGGTACTCGAACCAGTCGGCGGGCAGAGCCCGCAGAAGCTTGTCACCGAGGCCGGCAACGCAATTGCGGCGGGCGACGCCGACGTCGTACTGATCATGGGCTCGGAGCCGGGGTCGACGGCTCGCTTTTGGCGCCATGCCGCCGAGAAGGGGCAAGCCAAGCCCGACTTCACCGAACACGTCGAGGGTCAACTGGAAGATCGCGGCCACCAGATCTTCAGCTACATCGACGAGTACACGATCCAGCACGGCTTGACCGGGGCGCCCGTGCAGTACGGGCTGATGGAGAACGCCCGGCGTGCCCGCCTGGGACGCAGCGTGGCCGGCTATCGGCGCGAGATGGCTGAACTGTTTGCCCCGATGTCCAAAGTTGCTGCCAAGAACCCGTTTTCGTCATCGCCGATCGAGCGGTCGGTCGACGAGATCATCGCGATCACCGACGACAACCGGATGATCTGCGACCCGTACCCGCGTCTGCTCGTCGCGCGCGATCAAGTCAACCAGGGCGCGGCGGCCGTGCTGATGTCCGTGGCGGCGGCGACCCGCCTCGGTGTGGCCGAGGACAAGTGGGTCTATGTGCACGGCCACTCGGACATGATCGAGCAGGCGATGCTCGATCGCGTCGACCTCGGCGCGAGCCCGGCGGCCGTGCATGCGGCCCGAGAAGCGTTGCGGGTGGCCGGAATCGGCATCGACGACATCGCCACCTTCGATCTGTACAGCTGCTTCCCCTTCCCGGTGTTCGTCATCTGCGAAGCCCTGGGCATCGACGGTGACGACCCGCGTGGCCTGACCCTGACCGGCGGATTGCCGTACTTCGGCGGTCCCGGAAACAGCTACTCGCTGCACGGCATTGCCGAGACGGTCGCCCAGATGCGGGACAGGCCAGGGCAATTCGGCCTCGTCGGCGCCAACGGCGGCATCATGAGCAAGTACTCGATCGGTATCTACTCGACCACGCCGGTCGACTGGCGCACCGACAACTGTGCCGTGCTCAAGAAGGAGATCGATGCGCTGCCGAAGGTCGACGTCACGAAAAAGCCGGACGGGGCGGCGACGATCGAGACGTACTCGGTGCGCTACGACTGGCCGACCCGCACCGGCATCATCGTCGGGCGGCTCGCGGCTGACAACGCGCGATTCATGGCCACGACCGACGACGACGATCTCGTCGCGTTGATGTCCGACGGCGATCCTCTGGGTGCGGAGATCTTCGTGTGGTCGACCGACAACGGCAACCGGGCTTCGTTGGGCTAGACGCCGTCGTGCCCGCTCAAACCATCGACGTGAGCTTGCCCGCCAAACGCTCGACGTAGGCGGCGACCTCGTCTTCGGACTTGTCCGGCAGGCCGAACAGCACCTCGGTCACGCCGAGCTCGGACCAGTGCGCCAGCTTTTCGGGCACCGGCTTGAAGTCCAGCGCCACGATCTGCGGGGCACCGTCGCGCCCGGCGGCCGCCCAGGTGTCCTGCAACAGCTTCACCGGCGCGTCGATGTCGAAGTCGCGCGGCGTGGTGATCCAGCCGTCGGCGCTGCGGGCGATCCACTTGAAGTTCTTCTCGTTACCCGCGGCGCCCACCAGCACCGGGATGTGCGATTGCACCGGCTTGGGCCAGGCCCAGCTGGGGCCGAACTTGACGAACTCCCCGTCGTAGGAGGCTTCCTCTTGCGTCCACAGCGCGCGCATCGCTTCGAGGTACTCGCGCAGACAGGTGCGGCGGCGTCCGGCCGGCACGCCGTGGTCGGCCAGTTCATCGGTGTTCCAACCGAATCCGACGCCCAGGCTGACCCGGCCACCGGACAGGTGGTCCAGGGTGGCGATGCTTTTCGCCAGCGTGATCGGGTCGTGCTCGACGGGCAGCGCCACCGCGGTGGACAGCCGCACCCGCGACGTCACCGCGCAGGCGGCGCCCAGGCTTACCCACGGGTCCAGCGTGCGCATATACCGGTCGTCGGGCAGCGACTCGTCACCCGTGGTCGGGTGTGCCGCCTCTCGCTTGACCGGGATGTGCGTGTGTTCTGGCACGTAGAACGTCTTGAAGCCGTGGTCGTCGGCAAGTTTGGCGGCGGCGGCCGGGGCGATGCCACGGTCGCTGGTAAAAAGCACTAGCCCGTAATCCATGGACAGAATTAGAACGTGTTCTACCTGCGCCGAGCAACCCGCCCCCCGCAGAGCGTCTCGAAGACGGGGTGTCGCGACGATCCGCCCTGGTCGCGCGCGGGGGCCGGTCGTTCCGGCACTGCCGCCCGTACGTGCGCTAGCGTGGTTGATCGATCGCGCGTAACACAGGCGCGGGCACGTCTTGGCGTTTAAGTACGGCGGGCCCTGGAAGCACAGCGTCGCACCGCAACAGTGGCGTGGCGCCTGTCGAGGTCTTGAAGGCACTGGAAGCAACAGGAGGAGTCATGACCTACTCGCCCGGGAGTCCCGGCTATCCGCAAGCGCAGCCTGGCGGCGGCTCCTACCCCGGTGCCACCCCGTCGTTCGCGAAGACCGACGACGGCGAGAGCAAGCTGCCGCTCTACGTCAACATCGCGGTGGTCGTGCTCGGCCTGGCCGTGTACCTGCTGAACTTCGGGCCGACCTTCGTGCTTGCCGCCGACCTCGGTCCGGCCTCCGGCGGACGGGCCGGTGACGCCGGCACCGCGGTGCTCGTCGCCGTGCTGGCCGCGTTGCTCGCCGGGCTGAGCGTGCTGCCCAAGGCCAAGAACTACGCGGGCGTGGTGGCGGCCGTCGCCGTGTTGGGCGCACTGCTGGCGATCGCGGAGGTCATCAACACCCCGACCGGCTTCGCCGTCGGCTGGGCCATGTGGCCGCTGGTGGCGGCCAGCGTGCTCCAGGCAGTCGCCGCTGTCGTCGTGCTGCTGCTGGACGCCGGCGTCATCACCGCGCCGCCGCCGCGGCCCAAGTACGACCCTTATGCGCAGCAGTACGGACAATACGGCCAGTACGGGCAGTACGGGGGTCAGCAGCACGGCGGGTACTACGGTCAGCAGGGCCAACCGCAGCAGCACAACCCGCAGGCGGGGTACGGATCGCAACAGCAATACGGCGGCTACCCCTCGAGCCAGGCTCCGACCCAGAGCGCGATCCCGACCGGCGGCTACGGTGCCCAGTCTCCACAGTCCGGGCCGCAGTCCGCGGCGCAGCAGGGTCCGTCGACGCCGCCCACCGGCTTTCCCAGCTTCAGCCCGCCACCGTCGGTCGGCGGAACGGGCGCCGAGCAGCCCGGGGACCAGTCGCCCTCTGGACCGGCCCCGTCCTAACCGCGGGCTCTCGCGCCGCGTAGGGCACGTGCGCCAAGAGTGAAAAGGGTGTCAGAAAGCAGGGACAACCGGGCAGCGGGCGCTCGCCAGGCGCGCGACCTCGTCCGGGTCGCATTCGGCCCGGCTGTGCTGGCGCTGGTCGTCATCGCCGCGGTCACGCTGCTTCAGCTGCTGATCGCCAACAGCGACATGACCGGCGCGCTCGGGGCGATCGCCAGCATCTGGCTCGGTGTGCACCGGGTGCCGATTTCGATCGGCGGCCGCGAGTTGGGCGTATTACCTCTGCTGCCAATCCTGTTCATGGTGTGGGCGACCGCGCGCACCACGGCGCGGGCCACCACCCGGTATTCGTCGTGGCTCGTGGTTCGGTGGGTGGTCGCGTCGGCGCTGGGTGGCCCGTTGCTGATCGCGGCGATCGCGCTGGCCGTCATCCACGACGCGTCCACGGTGCTCACCGAGCTGCAGACACCCAGCGCCCTGCGCGCGTTCACCAGCGTCCTGGTGGTGCACGCCATCGGCGCCGCGATCGGGGTGGGATCCCGCGTTGGCCGACGGGCGCTGGTGGCGGCGTCCCTGCCCCTCTGGCTGGGTGATTCGCTGCGTGCCGCGGCCGCCGGCGTGCTGGCGCTGGTCGGACTCTCCGGTGTCGTGACGGCGGGATCGCTGGTTGTGCACTGGGCGACGATGCAGGACCTCTACGGGATCACCGATTCCATTTGGGGCGAGTTCAGCATCACCGTGCTTTCAATGCTCTACGCGCCCAACGTCATCGTCGGCGCGTCGGCGGTCGCGGTGGGGTCCAGTGCTCACATTGGATTTGCGACGTTCAGTTCGTTCACCGTTTTCGGTGGCGATATTCCGGCGCTGCCCGTGCTGGCCGCGGCCCCGACCCCGCCGCTCGGGCCGGTGTGGGTCGCACTGCTCATCGTCGGGGCATCGTCGGGTGTGGCGGTCGGCCAGCAATGCGCCCGGCGTCCGCTCCCGCTGCTTGCCGCACTGGCCAAGCTGCTGGTCGCCGCGGTGGTCGGGGCGCTGGTGATGTCGCTGCTGGCATTCGGCGGCAGTGGCCGGCTGGGCAACTTCGGCGACGTCGGGGTGGACCAGGGTGCCCTGTGGGTCGGCACCTTCTTCTGGTTCGCGGTCGTCGGCTGGGTCACAGTGGTGATGACCGGCGGGATCAGGCCCATCAAATTCAGAAGGCCCCGGCGGCCCCAACAGAAGCGCGCGCCCGCGCCGGCGGCCGAAGAGCCGAAGGACTTCGCGGACGTCTTCACCGAGCCCGAGCCCGAGCCCGCCGGCGGAGACGACCTGCTGCTCGACGACGAGGAAGCATTCATGTTCGCCGAACCGACGCCTGACGAGCCCTTGCTCGGCGAGCCCTTGCCCGGCGAACCCGCTTTCGACGAACCTGGCTCCGAAGCGCCCGAGCCCGCGTCCGGGCCCGACGAACCGGAGCACAGCGGGACCGAACGCGACTCCGGGGACTAGCTCGGCCGGGCGTATCGTCAGCCGGCCGTCGTCGTTAGTAGGCTCGCGATGTGGTCGAACCGCTCCGCGTGCCCCCGAGTGCGCCGGCGCGATTGGTGGTGCTGGCGTCGGGCACCGGATCGCTACTGAGTTCCCTGCTGGCCGCCGCCGTCGATGACTACCCGGCCCGGGTCGTCGCGGTCGGCGTGGATCGCGACTGCCGGGCCACCGAGATCGCCGCGGCCGCGTCGATACCGACCTTCAAAGTCCGGCTGGGCGATCACCCCGACCGCGATGCTTGGGACGCCGCCATCACCGAGGCCACCGCCGCGCACTCGCCCGATCTCATCGTCTCGGCCGGATTCATGAAAATCCTTGGACCGCAATTTCTTTCGCGATTCTGCGGACGTACGCTGAACACACACCCGGCGCTGTTGCCGGCATTCGCGGGAGCACATGCGGTCCCCGAAGCGCTGGCTTACGGTGTGAAGGTCACTGGCTGTACGGTGCACCTGGTAGACGCCGGAATGGACACCGGGCCGATATTGGCGCAGGAGCCCATTGCGGTCCTCGACGGCGACGACGAAGAGACATTGCACGAACGCATCAAAGTCATCGAACGGCGACTGCTGGTGGACGTGGTGGCCGCGATCGCGACCCGCGGCGTGACCTGGATCGGACGAAAGGCGACCCTGGGATGAGCAGAGCATGAGCACCGACGAGTCAAGAAGAGCGATTCGCCGCGCGTTGATCAGCGTCTACGACAAGACCGGCCTGATAGAACTCGCCCAGGGGCTGAGTGCGGCGGGCGTCGAGATCGTCTCGACCGGATCGACCGCGAAAACCATTGCGGACAAAGGGATTCCGGTGACACCCGTGGAAGAGCTGACCGGTTTCCCCGAGGTACTCGATGGCCGGGTCAAGACACTGCACCCGCGCGTGCACGCCGGGCTGCTCGCCGATCTGCGCAAGCCCGAGCACGCCGCGGCGCTCGAGGAGCTCGGGATCGCGGCCTTCGAGCTGGTTGTCGTCAACCTCTATCCGTTCAGCCAGACCGTCGACTCCGGCGCGGGCCTCGACGAATGCGTCGAGCAGATCGACATCGGCGGGCCGTCGATGGTTCGGGCGGCGGCGAAAAACCATCCGAGTGTGGCGGTGGTCGTCGACCCGCTCGGGTATGACGGGGTGCTCGCCGCGACGCGCAACGGCGGATTCACGCTCGCCGAGCGCAAGAGGCTGGCGTCGTTGGCCTTTCAGCACACCGCCGAGTACGACATCGCCGTGGCGAGCTGGATGGAGTCGACGCTGTCGCCCGAGCATCCGGAGACCGCGTTTCCGCAGTGGTTCGGCCACAGCTGGCGCCGCTCGGCGATGTTGCGCTACGGCGAGAACCCGCACCAGCAGGCCGCGCTCTACGTCGACCCGGCGGCTTGGCCGGGCCTGGCGCAGGCCGAGCAGCTGCACGGAAAAGAGATGTCCTACAACAACTTCACCGACGCGGACGCGGCCTGGCGGGCGGCCTTCGACCACGAACAGATCTGTGTGGCAATCATCAAGCACGCCAACCCGTGTGGGATCGCCATCTCGTCGGATTCGGTCGCCGACGCACACCGCAAGGCCCACGAGTGCGATCCGCTCAGCGCCTTCGGGGGCGTGATCGCCACGAATACCGAAGTCAGCGTTGAGATGGCGGAGTACGTCAGCACCATCTTCACCGAGGTGATCGTCGCCCCGGCCTACGCGCCGGATGCCCTCGATGTGCTGACGCGCAAGAAGAACATCCGGGTGCTGGTGGCTTCTGAGCCGCTCGCCGGTGGCTCCGAGCTGAAGCCGATCAGCGGGGGACTGCTGATGCAGCAGCGCGATCAGCTCGATGCGCACGGTGACAACTCGGTCAACTGGACGCTGGCGACCGGATCGCCGGCGGACCCGGCGACGTTGAGCGACCTGGTCTTTGCGTGGCGCACCTGTCGCGCGGTCAAGTCGAACGCGATCGTGATCGCCTCCGGCGGTGCCACCATCGGCGTCGGCATGGGTCAGGTCAACCGGGTCGACGCGGCGCGGTTGGCCGTCGAACGCGGCGGCGACCGAGTCGGTGGCGCGGTGGCGGCCTCCGACGCGTTCTTCCCGTTTCCGGACGGGCTGGAAACGCTGGCGCGCGCCGGCGTCAAGGCGATCGTGCACCCCGGCGGCTCGGTGCGCGACGACGAAGTGACCGCCGCGGCAGCCGAAGCCGGCGTCACCGTGTACCTCACCGGTGCACGCCACTTCGCCCACTAGCGCGTGCCCGTCGCGGGCGCTAAAGCCGGTACACATGACGCACGATTGCGGCGCGACGTAACTTGGAGTGGTGACATCACCGAGCAATCTGCCCCGAACCGTCGGCGAGCTGCGTGCGGCCGGCCATCGTGAACGGGGAGTCAAGCAGGAAATCCGCGAGAACCTGCTGACCGCGCTGGCCGAGGGTGACGACATCTGGCCGGGCATCCTGGGATTCGACGACACCGTATTGCCCCAGCTGGAGCGGGCGCTGATCGCGGGTCACGACTTCGTTCTGCTCGGCGAACGCGGCCAGGGCAAGACTCGGTTGCTGCGTGCGCTGGTTGGGCTGCTTGACGAATGGACGCCGGTCATCGAGGGCGCGGAGCTGGGCGAGCACCCGTACACGCCGATCACCCCGGAGTCGATCCGCCGGGCCGCCACGCTCGGCGACGACCTTCCGGTGGCGTGGCGGCACCGCAGCGAGCGCTACACCGAGAAGCTGGCCACCCCCGACACCAGCGTCGCCGACCTGGTCGGTGACATCGACCCGATCAAGGTGGCCGAGGGCCGCAGCCTCGGCGACCCGGAGACGATCGCTTACGGATTGATCCCGCGCGCGCACCGCGGCGTCGTGGCGGTCAACGAACTGCCCGACCTCGCCGAGCGCATTCAGGTGTCGATGCTCAACGTGATGGAGGAACGCGACATCCAGGTCCGCGGTTACACGCTGCGGCTGCCGCTGGACGTGTTGGTGGTCGCCAGCGCCAACCCCGAGGACTACACCAACCGCGGCCGCATCATCACCCCGCTGAAAGACCGGTTCGGCGCCGAGATCCGCACCCACTACCCGCTGGAGCTGGAGGCGGAGGTCGGCGTCATCGTTCAGGAAGCACACCTGAGTGCGGCCGTGCCCGATTATCTGACGCAGGTGATCGCGCGGTTCGCCCGCTATCTGCGCGAGTCCAACTCGGTCGACCAGCGGTCCGGGGTCTCGGCCCGGTTCGCGATCGCGGCGGCCGAGACCGTTGCCGCCTCCGCGCGGCACCGGGGCGCGATCCTCGGCGAGACGGACCCGGTGGCCCGAGTTGTGGACCTGGGCACGGTGATCGACGTGCTGCGCGGCAAGCTGGAATTCGAGTCCGGTGAGGAAGGCCGCGAGCAGGCGGTGCTCGAGCACCTGTTGCGCCGCGCGACCGCCGACACCGCGTCTCGAGCGCTCGGCGGCATCGACGTCGCGCCGCTGGTGACTGCCGTGGAAGGCGGTTCCGCGGTGACGACGGGCGAGCGGATCTCGGCCAAGGATGTGCTGGCCGCCGTTCCGGGTCTGCCCGTCGTGGAGGAGATCGCCGACCGGCTGCACGCGGAATCCGAGGGAGAACGCGCCGCGGCGCTGGAGCTGGCACTAGAGGCGCTGTATCTGGCCAAGCGAATCGACAAGGTGTCCGGGGAGGGCCAAACCGTCTATGGCTAACCCTGTTTCGAGGGGACACTCCTCGCGCTACTCGGCGTACACCGGCGGGCCCGACCCGCTGGCCCCGCCGGTGGATCTACGCGAGGCGCTCGAGCAGATCGGGCAGGACGTCATGGGCGGGACCTCCCCGCGACGGGCGCTGTCCGAGCTGCTCCGTCGCGGTACCAAGAACATGCCCGGCGCCGACCGGTTGGCAGCAGAAGCGAACCGGCGCCGACGGGACCTGTTGCGCCGCAACAACTTAGACGGGACGTTGCAGGAGATCAAAAAGCTGCTCGACGAGGCGGTGCTGGCCGAGCGCAAGGAACTGGCCCGCGCGCTCGACGACGACGCCCGGTTTGGCGAACTCCAGCTGGACGCGCTGCCGGCCTCGCCGGCCAAGGCGGTCCAAGAACTGTCCGAGTACAACTGGCGCAGTGACGAGGCCCGCGAAAAGTACGACCAGATCAAGGATTTGCTCGGCCGCGAGATGCTCGACCAGCGTTTCTCCGGCATGAAGGAAGCCCTGGAGGGCGCCACCGACGAGGATCGGCAACGCGTCACCGACATGGTCAACGACCTCAACGAGCTGCTGGACAAGCATGCCCGCGGTGAGGACACCCAACAGGACTTCGACGAGTTCATGGACAAGCACGGCGAGTTCTTCCCGGAGAACCCGCGCAATGTCGACGAGCTACTGGACTCGCTGGCCAAGCGTGCCGCCGCCGCGCAGCGCTTCCGCAACAGCCTGAGCCCGGATCAACGCGCCGAGCTGGATGCCCTGGCGCAGCAGGCCTTTGGATCTCCGTCGCTGATGCAGGCGTTGAACCGGCTGGACTCGCATCTGCAGGCCGCGCGGCCGGGTGAGGACTGGATGGGCTCCGAGCAGTTCTCCGGCGACAACCCGTTCGGCATGGGCGAAGGCACCCAGGCGCTGGCCGACGTCGCCGAACTGGAGCAGCTGGCCGACCAGCTTTCGCAGAGCTATCCCGGCGCCACGATGGACGACGTCGATCTCGACGCGCTGGCGCGCCAGCTCGGCGACCAGGCCGCCGTCGACGCGCGCACCCTGTCCGAACTGGAACGGGCTCTGGTCAATCAGGGCTTTTTGGACCGTGGTTCCGACGGCCAGTGGCGGCTGTCGCCCAAGGCCATGCGCAGGCTCGGCGAGACGGCGCTACGCGATGTGGCACAACAGCTTTCGAGCCGTCGTGGTGACCGCGAACTGCGGCGCGCCGGGGCGGCCGGCGAGTTGACCGGTGCGACCCGGCCGTGGCAGTTCGGTGACACCGAGCCGTGGAACATTCCCCGCACGCTGACCAATGCGGTGTTGCGGCAGGCGGGAACCGCGACCCTGGACAGCGCGAAGCCGGCCCTGAAGATCGCCGTCGACGACGTCGAGGTGTCCGAGACCGAGATGCGCACCCAGGCCGCGGTGGCGCTGCTGGTCGATACCTCGTTCTCGATGGTGATGGAGAACCGCTGGCTGCCGATGAAGCAGACGGCGCTAGCCCTCAACCACTTGGTGTCCACCCGGTTCCGTGCGGATGCCTTGCAGATCATCGCCTTTGGCCGGTATGCCCGGACCGTGACGGCCGCCGAGCTCACCGGCCTGGAGGGGGTCTACGAGCAGGGCACCAACCTGCATCACGCGCTGGCGCTGGCGGGCCGTCATCTGCGCCGCCACCCCAACGCGCAACCCGTCGTGCTGGTGGTGACCGACGGTGAGCCGACCGCGCACCTCGAGGATGTCGACGGTGACGGGTCGTCGGTGTTCTTCGACTATCCGCCCCATCCGCGGACCATCGCCCACACCGTGCGCGGGTTCGACGATATGGCGCGGTTGGGCGCCCAGATCACGATCTTCCGGCTGGGCAGCGATCCCGGCCTGGCGCGGTTCATCGACCAGGTCGCGCGACGGGTCGAGGGACGTGTCGTGGTGCCCGATCTCGACGGCCTGGGCGCCGCGGTGGTCGGCGACTACCTGCGGTCTCGGCGTCGTCGCTAACGGGTAGCCGGGCTGGTGGTGCGCCAGCCCGTAGTAGCGGTCAGCGAGAACTCGCTCAGCGCGCTCGAAATATGCTGTTCCAGATCGTCATTCGAGTTGTCGCGGCCCAGCTCATAGGCGAGCACCGAGACGAAGACCCGTCTGTTCACTCGTCCGGACACCAACCCCAGCGCGCCGTTGGTGCGGTACATCGTCGCGGTGGTGACGCCCGGGTAGAGCGACTTCATCGCGAAGTAGTCGGCGTCGCTGCCGTCCGGCCGGTTGGCCGCCGGATTGATCGCACCGAGGTTGGACGACACGACTGTCGTGGCGGTGCCGGTGACCACGCTGAGCAGCCGCCGGAAGACCGGCTTTGGAATCAGGGGAACCAGCGGCAGCAACGCCCACCGCTCGTCGGGCAGGTCTTGATTGCGGATGAGTGCCTGCTTGATCGCGGCGCGAATCTCGCCCAGGCCGGTCGTCGCGGCGGCCGGTTTGACCGCGACGTCGACGTTGACCACCGCGTTGGCGCGGGTATCCCCCGGGGTGCGCTCGTTGAGGGGCATCCCCACGTTGACCGAGCCGTCCGCCGCGACCCGCCCGACGCGCTGGGCCAGATGCGCCGCCAACCCCGCCAGCAGCGCGTTGCTGGTTCCGCCGAGCGACTGTGCGCGAGCATCCCACTCGTCGGCGTCGATGAACAGTAATGCCATGGGCAACGTGATGCTTTGGTCCGGTCCGCTGGGCGGTGCGGGCCGCCGCTTCGATGCCGGGGCACCGTCGTTGCCATGCCGGGCCATGCGTGCCGCCGCGACGACGGCGCGACCGATGTCCGCGGTGTCGCGGGCGGTTTGGCGTACGTCCTCGCGTAGCGCCTGCCACCGCGGCCGGGCTGCCGCAGCCGGCCAGGTGATCGCGTCGTCACGCCCGCACGCCGCGTCGGCCAACGACTCGCAGAGTCCGACGCCGTCCGTGAGGCAATGTGTGACAACGAAACTCACTACCGCACCGCCGTCGGTCAGCGGCAGCATCGCAAGATGCCACCCGGGTCCGTGTTCGGCGTCCGGCCGGTAGCTGGCCTGCGTCTGCAGCCACGCGTCGATCTCGTCGCGCGGTCGGGGTGTTGCCGCGATCTCGAGGCTGGGCCGATCGCTCGGCGATACCCAACGGTGGCGGCCGAACGGCAGGCGGGATCGTTCGATCCGGCGCGATAGCCGTCCGCGGCCGAGATGGTGGTGGAACCGTCGCAGACCGTCGATGTCGATGTCCCGGTCGTATAGCCAGATGCATTGCAACACACTGGTGGTCGCTGTTGCGCGCTCTCCGAGAAAGAGTGTCTGGTCGGCCAAATCCAGCACGTTGCTCATGTGCTAAGCCGCCGCGCCGTCGCCTTGCGTCGGGGCAAGGGCATATGGTCCATCCGAATTCGTTTCGGCGGCAAAGGGGCTGGACTGCTCCAGAGCCTTGCCCGCGATGCGGGCGAAAATCCGACTCAGTGTGTCGATGTACTGGTGCACCGACTCGCGGGCTACCTCGTTGTCCGGGAAGGAGATCGTGACCGTGGTTCGTTCGGCATGCCGGTTGATCCACACATTGACTCCGCCGTGGGACAGGCTGTCGCCGTAGGTGCCGAAATTCGTCTCGGCCCACAGCCCGGCCAGCGGAATCTTGCGAAAGTCGAGGAAGGACAGCATCATCGGCAGCTGCGAGGGCAGCTTGATGCCCAGTTCATCCGGTGTCGCGAGCTCCAAGACCCGTTCGACCGGTACATGAGCAAGATCCTTGGCCGCATCGAACGACTTCTGGGCGGCGCGGGCCGCCTCGGGGAACGAGCCGCCGGCGGTCGGCACGACGACCGGAACCATGCTCGCGAACCAGCC encodes:
- a CDS encoding vWA domain-containing protein, coding for MANPVSRGHSSRYSAYTGGPDPLAPPVDLREALEQIGQDVMGGTSPRRALSELLRRGTKNMPGADRLAAEANRRRRDLLRRNNLDGTLQEIKKLLDEAVLAERKELARALDDDARFGELQLDALPASPAKAVQELSEYNWRSDEAREKYDQIKDLLGREMLDQRFSGMKEALEGATDEDRQRVTDMVNDLNELLDKHARGEDTQQDFDEFMDKHGEFFPENPRNVDELLDSLAKRAAAAQRFRNSLSPDQRAELDALAQQAFGSPSLMQALNRLDSHLQAARPGEDWMGSEQFSGDNPFGMGEGTQALADVAELEQLADQLSQSYPGATMDDVDLDALARQLGDQAAVDARTLSELERALVNQGFLDRGSDGQWRLSPKAMRRLGETALRDVAQQLSSRRGDRELRRAGAAGELTGATRPWQFGDTEPWNIPRTLTNAVLRQAGTATLDSAKPALKIAVDDVEVSETEMRTQAAVALLVDTSFSMVMENRWLPMKQTALALNHLVSTRFRADALQIIAFGRYARTVTAAELTGLEGVYEQGTNLHHALALAGRHLRRHPNAQPVVLVVTDGEPTAHLEDVDGDGSSVFFDYPPHPRTIAHTVRGFDDMARLGAQITIFRLGSDPGLARFIDQVARRVEGRVVVPDLDGLGAAVVGDYLRSRRRR
- a CDS encoding ATP-binding protein, with the translated sequence MVTSPSNLPRTVGELRAAGHRERGVKQEIRENLLTALAEGDDIWPGILGFDDTVLPQLERALIAGHDFVLLGERGQGKTRLLRALVGLLDEWTPVIEGAELGEHPYTPITPESIRRAATLGDDLPVAWRHRSERYTEKLATPDTSVADLVGDIDPIKVAEGRSLGDPETIAYGLIPRAHRGVVAVNELPDLAERIQVSMLNVMEERDIQVRGYTLRLPLDVLVVASANPEDYTNRGRIITPLKDRFGAEIRTHYPLELEAEVGVIVQEAHLSAAVPDYLTQVIARFARYLRESNSVDQRSGVSARFAIAAAETVAASARHRGAILGETDPVARVVDLGTVIDVLRGKLEFESGEEGREQAVLEHLLRRATADTASRALGGIDVAPLVTAVEGGSAVTTGERISAKDVLAAVPGLPVVEEIADRLHAESEGERAAALELALEALYLAKRIDKVSGEGQTVYG